One region of Zingiber officinale cultivar Zhangliang chromosome 7B, Zo_v1.1, whole genome shotgun sequence genomic DNA includes:
- the LOC122004325 gene encoding glycerol-3-phosphate acyltransferase 1-like, which produces MRIMAFVTFCGLRTGDLRLIARTVLPKIFLENLHLHACEVLKGRRAVVLTTLPRLMVEGFLKEYLEVGEVVGAELQVVKGCYFTGVISWPDKQRALRDMVKAGAAIVNLSNVHHHQLSAKEIYVVREEESRSESSKMSRNKYPKPLVFHDGRLAFLPTPCEMMAFFMWIPVAIPLAVFRIAMGIVFPYKISIFIAAVTGIRFRRAGDGKANREKKGVVYVCTHRTLLDPVMLCSALERTVPVVTYSLSRVSEALAPMRTVRLTRDRGRDAATMRRLLAVGGGGLAVCPEGTTCREPYLLRFNPLFVEVAEEVVPVALDARVGMLYATKASSSQPNGGVGGDAVWLVEECLSCTYIVIWDVGVLLAACLVCINA; this is translated from the exons ATGAGGATCATGGCCTTCGTGACCTTCTGCGGGCTGAGGACGGGGGACCTGAGGCTGATCGCTAGGACTGTGCTGCCGAAAATTTTCTTGGAGAACCTCCATCTGCATGCATGCGAGGTGCTGAAAGGGAGGCGAGCTGTTGTGCTCACCACCTTGCCGAGGCTCATGGTGGAGGGATTCTTGAAGGAGTACTTAGAGGTGGGGGAGGTGGTGGGGGCGGAGCTGCAGGTGGTGAAGGGCTGCTACTTCACGGGGGTCATCTCTTGGCCTGACAAACAGAGAGCTCTCAGGGACATGGTCAAGGCCGGTGCGGCCATTGTGAACCTCTCCAATGTCCACCACCACCAACTCTCGGCCAAG gaAATTTATGTCGTGAGAGAGGAGGAATCAAGGAGTGAGAGCAGCAAAATGTCGAGAAACAAGTACCCGAAGCCACTTGTGTTCCATGACGGAAGACTGGCTTTTCTCCCGACGCCATGCGAGATGATGGCGTTCTTCATGTGGATACCCGTGGCAATCCCTTTGGCCGTGTTCAGGATCGCGATGGGGATCGTTTTCCCTTATAAAATATCCATCTTCATCGCCGCCGTCACCGGAATCCGATTCCGGAGGGCCGGAGATGGGAAAGCGAACAGGGAGAAGAAGGGGGTGGTGTACGTGTGCACGCACCGGACGCTGTTGGACCCGGTGATGCTGTGCTCGGCGCTGGAGAGGACGGTGCCGGTCGTGACGTACAGCCTGAGCCGGGTGTCGGAGGCGTTGGCGCCGATGCGGACTGTGCGGCTGACCCGGGACAGGGGACGAGACGCGGCGACGATGCGGCGGCTGCTGGCGGTGGGGGGGGGGGGCCTGGCGGTGTGCCCGGAGGGGACGACGTGCCGGGAGCCGTACCTGCTGCGGTTCAACCCGCTGTTCGTGGAGGTGGCGGAGGAGGTGGTACCGGTGGCTCTGGACGCGCGGGTGGGAATGCTGTACGCTAccaaggcctcctcttctcaaccaaatggaggagttggaggagatgcggtgtggttgg
- the LOC122003727 gene encoding pyruvate dehydrogenase (acetyl-transferring) kinase, mitochondrial-like isoform X2, translated as MVFELVKNSLRAVQECFMNSDKNAPPVRIIVADGIEDVTIKISDEGGGIPRSGLPKIFTYLYSTAKNPLEENDEGSSDGVIMVGYGYGLPISRLYARYFGGDLQIISMEGYVYKSQVLQS; from the exons ATGGTCTTTGAGTTGGTAAAAAACTCTCTGCGTGCGGTTCAAGAATGTTTTATGAATTCTGATAAGAATGCCCCTCCTGTTAGAATTATTGTCGCTGATGGGATTGAAGATGTTACAATAAAG ATATCAGATGAAGGGGGTGGCATACCAAGAAGTGGTCTTCCAAAGATTTTCACATATCTCTATAGCACTGCTAAAAATCCACTCGAGGAAAACGATGAAGGAAGCTCAGATGGAGTAATTATGGTTGGTTATGGTTATGGGCTTCCAATTAGTCGTCTCTATGCTCGCTATTTTGGTGGTGATTTACAAATTATCTCTATGGAAGGATATG
- the LOC122003727 gene encoding pyruvate dehydrogenase (acetyl-transferring) kinase, mitochondrial-like isoform X1 codes for MVFELVKNSLRAVQECFMNSDKNAPPVRIIVADGIEDVTIKISDEGGGIPRSGLPKIFTYLYSTAKNPLEENDEGSSDGVIMVGYGYGLPISRLYARYFGGDLQIISMEGYGKSNSFFMQYLISSSICPA; via the exons ATGGTCTTTGAGTTGGTAAAAAACTCTCTGCGTGCGGTTCAAGAATGTTTTATGAATTCTGATAAGAATGCCCCTCCTGTTAGAATTATTGTCGCTGATGGGATTGAAGATGTTACAATAAAG ATATCAGATGAAGGGGGTGGCATACCAAGAAGTGGTCTTCCAAAGATTTTCACATATCTCTATAGCACTGCTAAAAATCCACTCGAGGAAAACGATGAAGGAAGCTCAGATGGAGTAATTATGGTTGGTTATGGTTATGGGCTTCCAATTAGTCGTCTCTATGCTCGCTATTTTGGTGGTGATTTACAAATTATCTCTATGGAAGGATATGGTAAATCCAATTCTTTCTTTATGCAATACTTAATCTCAAGTTCAATTTGTCCTGCTTGA